TTCATTAAATTATATGACCACCATGTGTTTATATAGATATTAGCAAGGTCATAGGTTATATTTTTTGTAGGCATATGTGGCCAGGGATTACCAATAGTATATTAATCACTTTCCTATCTGTAGATGGtaattttgtgaaccagttcaccggagGAACCCCCTGCTCGTCTcaaatgatgaactgggttctttaaagtgcacttGGGTTATAATTGTGttcactggacctacggtttagtCCTTATCTAAGAAGACTTGTTcgaccaccagaactaggagtgAGTCCGCCTCAAACCCGTGCCGATAGTGTTAGCTTTTTAGGTATGGTAAACGGCGCCACTGCCTTAACCGCTCCGCCATTTGACTTGCTCTTAGGGCAAGATTAAGGATATTCAAAATGAGGGAGTGCTAGAGATTGGGAACAACTAAGAAGGTAACCATAATTACCTAACCATAACATCagcaagggtttgaggctcactcgctccatggttgtGGTGGAAGAACCGTAGTCTACACTGAGTCCAGTCTAcactagctcatgtgcactttaaagaacctagtacatctttcaagacgagtaggAAGTTACCccgatgtactagtacaccacaCACAGCCACtaatcataactgggccctctggcagatgtctttgactgaagaggtcacctagtttaaataattttaattaatataatattaataataatagggaGTGCAACCCCTCCGAAACTGTacttttactgtattatttttttatagactATCATCTGTGTCTTGAAGACTAAGTGTAATCAAAGTAAgagtaatttgttttgttttaccaCACAGTTTATCAAATGGTACCTGTAAATATATGGTTTTCAGAAAGAGTTAAAACATTCCAGAACAAGGCTGAGTATGGTGATTGTTTTGACTGTAATAAGTCTAGTCAATTGACTAGACGAGCACATCATGTTGAGTTTTATTATTCCGTCTATTCCAAAAGCACACTATTTATTCTGTAATACCCgatttaaatagattttaacaAGTATATTTCAAAGTACTTTTGATTGTCTTTACCTCGAAAAGCATTATTTTTGATAATTGTGTATGTAACATCACTTACCGAGATGGTTTTCAGAGACGTGAGTACGTTTGTATCAGAGCatatcagtattattattattattgtcttttgTATCAGACcatcaaagttattttttaaataaaaaaagtaaaattgtttgtttttgtattatgtCACCTATTTGCAAGCTtcagttcttctttctttccttccttctttctttatttccattcatcATACACattaataaacatacattaatgAGCATAGTACAAAGAGagaaaaaagaatgaaaatatatatataggtatatATAAATGGAAAACAAATACGGTAATTGGAAAGGAAAATGCATAGCAAAAAAGATAGTcttaacagaaaataaatatgatgaaaGTGTAATCAAACTTTACTTACAGTAAATAGTTAAGCAATGTTCATTAACCAATTGAATGTACACTAACTAACTTTTGGATGGATGTCGATAATAAAATTGTCCGTAATTAGGATTTGGGTAGACGAGTGGCACTTGACAGTAGATAATTCCTGATAAATCCACTcagttatacattttttttccattattattattatatatatattatattttttgcaaATTAGTACCGGATTGAAAAATAATAGGGAGGATAAAAGTGGTGTGGGAAGGAATTCTTATACCCTATCACCTAATGCCCTATCACCTAATGCCGAGGCAGAAGGAATACAGTACAGGATTCGCGCGCCTTTACGCGTAGTCAATACAACATTTCCTTGCGGGAGTTTGATGACGTAAAAGGAGAGTATGGGTCGAGGAGGCAAGACTTCTCGTTCGTAGGAACACAGAACAAAAACGAGAAAATCACACTGTATAAAGTATAAGGTCATATTTGTTCAATTTGTATGGCACGCTTCACGCTGCCGTGAATATGACTGTGTCGGCCGTAAAATCTTTACAAGTGTACTAATTATTACTTTTGTTATAAATGTCTCCATATTCTAACCTTTAAAATATCGCTTTGATGCATGGCGACCCATCATACAGTTTAACACACAACTGtgtgtactgtacaatattacAGTATGTTTCTATCACAGTTGGTGGAGTGTAATAGATGGATggactaaaatataaaattatcaaaCTTGTTAAATTACTGAATAATTATCgcacacacaaaaaaagtattGTTCGTCGAATGTATAGCCTGATAAAAATGATGAGAGATTTGAACCTAAACAATTTTGTCTGAGGTCGAGCACCCTATCAATTAACCACACAAACCTATTCGTCACCTATGACCGAATTTGATTATTAATTAGTGTAGGGTTAACATATTAATGAcaagttgttttttatttgtattccGTCCCCCATTCCAACTCAACCCCCCTCCTCCCCATACCTCCCCCCCCCCTCATACCTCCCCCCCCCCTCTTCCTATGTGTAAACTAACAAAATTGATACTGTCAAGGAATATCTCGTGATATAAAacaaaagtgaaacaaattgtgaaattgtATTCATTGTTGGTCCATTTCGgtgtattttacatttatttttaaatattgtgtaACCCAGAGGCAGACAGACGTAAATACTTGGTTTTGTAATCTAAACGGTTAGGCCTTCTTTACCGGTAGCGTGTTTCATGATATTTATTGTGTTTACCTGTTTTTTCAAGAAACTTAATTCGGTTGAGATGTTcgtcaataaaatgattatgaAGCGGAAAGAAGGCGAATTAGCATAACAAAACCCTGCTTTCAATAGTGGGTGATTACCTTTCTCGACACTATTGCccttattttgttatttcagcGAGAATATTAGGTCTATGTGTAGTTATTTCATGTCATACACTCGTTAGCTACCAATTGGTGTTTAGTTGTTTATTAAAGACGAGTACATTCAGTGTGTTTAAGACAACAGTTCTGTATTCTGCTGTAGCGTATTTGTACACAATATAACACCGTGTTCGATTGAGTTAAGCCGCtggttattatttaatttggaATATAGGCGCTAAGAGCTAGGCCTAGGACAACCGCACATTTTATTCTTGTTTCGCTTTTAAAATGCCTTTTCTACGGAGACTAAGTCGGACTAAAAGTGGAGAATATCAAGACCAAGAAGAACAACCAGATAAGTCTAAAGAAAAGGTAAAACGGAGAAGTTACAGTGGATCATTGCCAGTATCAAAGGAACTTGAGAAACAGCCTGGGAAGGAGCGTAAAGCGTCTGTGAAAGACAAGAAGAAATCGAAATCTGAACCTGCTGATAAATACCCTCTCTTCTATGTACATTACTTAGGACGTGTGCCAACGAAACTAGAGTACGGTCATGAGGCGATCGAAGGCCCGGTTGATCAGTTATGCCAACTCCGAGAAAAAGAAAAACTGCAAAAACTTGTTCTGACTTTCAATATGGATGGACTATTCTTCCGGGAGATTACAGGACCTTTTAATCGAATTAAAAAGGATGGTATGTTCATATACATTCCATTACATATGGTAACGTATGGTGTAGGCTCTGTAGCCCACCCTAATGTGTTCGCTTGTGTCACTAGAACGGCTTTCGACAAAGCGAGCAGTACTGCAGACATGTATATCGTTCATGCTTTTCTTTGTGATAAGCCGACAGTAGCACAAAAAATGACATACTGGCAGCTACAAGCATACATAGAGGCGTATGAAACGCTGAAGAGAAGGAAAGAATTGAGATTGCAGAGAAAACTTAGTAGGAATAGTCTGAAAGCAGACAGTACGTCCATCAAAACGTCGACTACAACGGTATCGGGATCGTCGCGGGAAGGAAGTGTCGGAAGTCGGGACAGTGGCAGACGAAAGTTACATGGATCTACCTTTGTTAATCCAAATATTCCAAAAGAGCATAAGTTGGATGACAGCAAGCCTTCAAGTAAAAAGAAAACGAATGGAAATGATTCTCCGATATATGCGCAGGTTAAAAAGACGACATCGAACTCAATGGCAGATGATGAACGAACAGGTGAATTTACGCAGTCGGACACTGAACGAAAAAGTGCAACATCAATTGGAAGCCGGACGTCAAAAGATTCTGCACTTGGAGATGAAATTACATGTGAACAGGCCAATGACACATCAAATGTCACATCAAATGTCACAAAAGAAAGCGACTCATCTATAAAAGCTACAACCTCAGTTGCGTCGTCTGTACCGGTCAATTCTACGACCTCTGATGCATCATTAACATCAGGCGCTACTGCAACCTCTGTCCCGTCTTCCGTACCCACCACCGATACGAGCGACGAAGGAGGGAAAAGTAACCCGTTTTTCATTGATGATAATTTTGATACAATTAGTGTTGTTACCATGCCGATTGATTCAGAGTCGGTTCCAAGAGATGAAGCTTTTGAAAAAAGAATCTCAGAACTAAACAAACTAATGCAGGTAGATGCCGAAGATCTGAAAGCTAAATTGATCAAGGACAATCCAACTCTTGTTAGGTAATACTCTTTTTCCATTACAGACATACGCACGTGCGTGTACGTACgtgtttgatattttatttattatcgcatcatcatcattcatcattattatcaccaTTTAGCATCATTAttatcaccaccaccatcatcatcagtatcatcataattcatcatcattatcatcaccacaatcattatcatcattcatcatcattatcatcgcgactatcatcattgtcatcactatcaacatcattataat
This is a stretch of genomic DNA from Antedon mediterranea chromosome 3, ecAntMedi1.1, whole genome shotgun sequence. It encodes these proteins:
- the LOC140044605 gene encoding uncharacterized protein, whose protein sequence is MPFLRRLSRTKSGEYQDQEEQPDKSKEKVKRRSYSGSLPVSKELEKQPGKERKASVKDKKKSKSEPADKYPLFYVHYLGRVPTKLEYGHEAIEGPVDQLCQLREKEKLQKLVLTFNMDGLFFREITGPFNRIKKDGMFIYIPLHMVTYGVGSVAHPNVFACVTRTAFDKASSTADMYIVHAFLCDKPTVAQKMTYWQLQAYIEAYETLKRRKELRLQRKLSRNSLKADSTSIKTSTTTVSGSSREGSVGSRDSGRRKLHGSTFVNPNIPKEHKLDDSKPSSKKKTNGNDSPIYAQVKKTTSNSMADDERTGEFTQSDTERKSATSIGSRTSKDSALGDEITCEQANDTSNVTSNVTKESDSSIKATTSVASSVPVNSTTSDASLTSGATATSVPSSVPTTDTSDEGGKSNPFFIDDNFDTISVVTMPIDSESVPRDEAFEKRISELNKLMQVDAEDLKAKLIKDNPTLVRRLYYGTIDRHGVFHRQGLNIGADADTSFA